A portion of the Celeribacter baekdonensis genome contains these proteins:
- the efp gene encoding elongation factor P, with product MPKINGNEIRPGNVLEHDGGLWAAVKVDHVKPGKGGAFAQVELKNLRDGRKLNERFRSADKVERVRLEQKDMQFLYESDGLLTIMDMETFDQVEMPADILGDRRPFLQDGMTIVVEFHEAEALNARLPQKVICKIVETEPVVKGQTAANSFKPAILDNGVRVMVPPFVGQDEDIVVNTETMEYSERA from the coding sequence ATGCCCAAAATCAACGGTAACGAAATCCGCCCCGGCAACGTGCTGGAACATGACGGGGGCCTGTGGGCCGCTGTAAAAGTCGATCACGTCAAGCCCGGCAAGGGTGGTGCCTTTGCTCAGGTCGAGCTGAAGAACCTGCGGGACGGGCGCAAGCTCAACGAACGGTTTCGCTCTGCCGATAAGGTCGAGCGCGTGCGTTTGGAGCAAAAGGACATGCAGTTTCTCTATGAGAGCGACGGCTTGTTGACGATTATGGACATGGAGACCTTCGATCAGGTTGAAATGCCTGCCGATATTCTGGGGGATCGCCGTCCGTTCCTGCAAGATGGCATGACCATTGTGGTTGAGTTTCACGAAGCCGAGGCGCTCAATGCGCGGTTGCCGCAAAAAGTGATCTGCAAGATTGTGGAAACGGAGCCGGTGGTCAAAGGTCAGACGGCTGCGAACTCGTTCAAACCCGCGATTTTGGACAATGGTGTGCGCGTCATGGTGCCGCCGTTCGTGGGTCAAGACGAGGACATCGTGGTGAACACCGAGACCATGGAATATTCTGAACGCGCTTAA
- a CDS encoding DUF6280 family protein, protein MAEFVDGTAFNYEQGQRARKLFAAVVLAALDDAIADDKKYGNGPEQIARWARSRDGREVLSCAGIDPCERVVSGLMEFVSKGIRTSVALSREESERRNAQAEAA, encoded by the coding sequence ATGGCTGAGTTCGTTGATGGCACCGCATTCAACTATGAGCAAGGACAACGCGCCCGCAAGCTTTTTGCGGCTGTTGTGTTGGCTGCACTCGATGATGCGATCGCCGATGATAAGAAATACGGCAACGGCCCGGAACAAATCGCCCGTTGGGCACGCTCCCGTGATGGGCGCGAAGTTTTGTCCTGTGCTGGGATCGACCCGTGCGAACGCGTGGTCTCCGGCCTGATGGAATTTGTGTCGAAAGGCATTCGGACCTCTGTCGCGCTGTCACGCGAAGAAAGCGAACGTCGCAACGCACAGGCGGAAGCTGCCTAA
- a CDS encoding cupin domain-containing protein, translated as MSQKKIDIPSIPAKIGTLYPPPHHKNTRARVKRALGDTAGLTQFGVNMTTLPPGTWSALPHWHEKEDEFIYIVSGHPTLVYGDSEEQLAPGDCAGFKAGEEIGHCLQNRTDSDVIVLEVGSRIAGERAFYPGLDLMADTASDAFYHHLDGTPYPDLKRRGPDDD; from the coding sequence ATGTCCCAAAAGAAAATCGACATCCCCTCAATTCCCGCCAAAATTGGCACGCTTTATCCGCCGCCCCACCACAAAAACACCCGCGCCCGTGTCAAACGCGCGCTCGGTGACACGGCGGGCCTGACGCAATTTGGCGTCAACATGACCACGCTTCCACCCGGCACATGGTCCGCCCTGCCCCATTGGCATGAAAAGGAAGATGAGTTCATCTATATCGTTTCGGGCCACCCGACCTTGGTCTATGGCGACAGCGAAGAACAGCTCGCCCCCGGCGATTGCGCAGGCTTCAAAGCGGGGGAAGAAATCGGCCATTGCCTACAAAACCGCACCGACAGCGATGTGATCGTGTTAGAGGTCGGATCGCGCATTGCGGGTGAACGCGCCTTTTATCCGGGGCTTGATCTGATGGCGGACACCGCGTCAGACGCTTTTTACCACCACCTCGATGGCACCCCTTACCCTGATCTCAAACGCCGTGGCCCCGATGATGACTGA
- a CDS encoding cobyric acid synthase → MTKAIMIQGAGSNVGKSMLVAGIARAMSRRGLKVAPFKPQNMSNNAAVTEDGGEIGRAQALQARACGLRPHSDMNPVLLKPETDVGAQIVVQGQRIDTLKARAYGSMKATLMPAVMESFYRLAKGVDLVVIEGAGSPAEINLREGDIANMGFAEAANVPVVLIGDIDRGGVIAQLVGTYTVLPKADRERIKAFAINKFRGDVSLFAGGTRAIIEATGWADLGTLPWFDQAHRLPAEDVMDITSRGSGAIKIAVPKLSRIANFDDLDPLAAEPNVTVQIVEPGHALPGDVDLVLIPGSKSTIGDLAFFRSQGWDIDLLAHVRRGGHVMGICGGYQMLGQWIDDPDGIEGHAGRHPGLGLLQVETVMSGDKRLAEVTATERATGARVTAYEIHIGRTEGADCARAWLSLNDQGGTRPEGAMSADGRVMGCYLHGLFASDTFRNGYLARFGLCDGIADFDGGVEATLEALADHIEAHLDLDALYALSAEI, encoded by the coding sequence GTGACCAAAGCGATCATGATCCAAGGCGCGGGTTCGAACGTGGGCAAATCCATGTTGGTCGCGGGCATCGCGCGCGCCATGAGCCGCAGAGGCCTCAAAGTCGCGCCATTCAAACCACAAAACATGTCCAACAACGCCGCAGTCACCGAAGATGGCGGCGAAATCGGCCGCGCGCAGGCGCTTCAGGCCCGTGCCTGTGGCCTGCGCCCTCACTCCGACATGAACCCCGTTTTGCTCAAGCCCGAAACCGACGTCGGCGCGCAGATTGTGGTGCAGGGGCAACGGATCGACACGCTCAAAGCCCGTGCGTATGGCTCGATGAAAGCCACCTTGATGCCCGCCGTCATGGAGAGCTTTTACCGCCTTGCCAAAGGCGTCGATCTTGTCGTGATCGAAGGCGCCGGCAGCCCGGCAGAGATCAACCTACGCGAGGGCGACATTGCCAATATGGGCTTTGCCGAGGCGGCAAATGTGCCCGTGGTGCTGATTGGCGATATTGATCGTGGTGGCGTCATTGCGCAGCTCGTCGGCACCTATACGGTTCTGCCCAAGGCCGACCGCGAGCGGATCAAAGCCTTTGCCATCAACAAGTTTCGCGGCGACGTCAGCCTGTTCGCGGGTGGGACACGCGCCATCATCGAGGCCACCGGCTGGGCCGATTTGGGCACTTTGCCGTGGTTCGATCAGGCCCATCGCTTGCCTGCCGAGGATGTGATGGACATCACCTCACGCGGCAGTGGCGCGATCAAAATCGCCGTGCCAAAACTGTCCCGCATCGCCAATTTCGACGACCTCGACCCGCTGGCCGCCGAACCGAATGTGACCGTGCAGATTGTTGAACCCGGCCATGCCCTACCGGGGGACGTCGACCTCGTTTTGATCCCGGGCTCAAAATCGACCATCGGCGATCTGGCGTTTTTTCGCAGCCAAGGCTGGGACATCGACCTTTTGGCCCATGTTCGGCGTGGTGGCCATGTCATGGGAATTTGCGGCGGCTATCAGATGCTTGGCCAGTGGATCGACGACCCGGACGGGATCGAAGGTCACGCCGGACGGCATCCCGGCCTTGGGCTTTTGCAGGTGGAGACGGTGATGTCCGGCGACAAACGGTTGGCCGAAGTCACCGCGACCGAGCGCGCCACCGGCGCGCGTGTCACCGCCTACGAAATCCATATCGGCCGCACGGAAGGGGCCGATTGTGCCCGGGCGTGGTTGTCTCTGAACGACCAAGGCGGCACACGCCCAGAGGGCGCGATGTCGGCGGATGGTCGGGTCATGGGCTGTTATTTGCACGGGCTGTTTGCCAGCGACACGTTTCGCAACGGCTATCTGGCGCGGTTTGGCCTATGCGATGGAATCGCTGATTTTGACGGTGGGGTCGAAGCAACCCTAGAGGCGCTCGCAGATCACATCGAGGCCCATTTGGATCTCGATGCGCTTTACGCACTCAGCGCCGAGATCTGA
- a CDS encoding TolC family outer membrane protein — MSKTTGFKKVLFSGAAVLSLMAVPFAATAETLGDALASAYKNSGLLEQNRATLRAADEGVATALSDLRPTIAYNYSGSKSFGSDGNVLKDWSETLSFIASMEIYTFGRNKLSVDLQKEVVLATRAGLVNVEQQVLANAVSAYQGVREAQALVNLRQSAVRLNQQNLKAAQDRFDVGEITRTQVSQYEAQLASARASLAASQGSLSAARETYKVAIGHYPSNLSNPPNIPLPAKTLEAAVTVAKQTHPGIIALQHQAAAKDIAVDIAERNLFPTVEGQVAQSYTDSLDANDGVTTLSLGVSGPIYSGGAVSSAIRGGIANRDAARAELLQTAREVEQGVRTNWAMLSVYAASEEASNAYVRAQRVAYDGVKEEADLGASTTLDVLSAEQDLLDAQVSAIQARIARESQSYAVLQSLGMLTVDQLKLNVPVYDPSAYYNAVKNAPTRYVSPQGDKLDRVLEGLMRK; from the coding sequence ATGAGCAAGACCACAGGATTTAAAAAGGTACTTTTTTCTGGCGCGGCGGTGCTGAGTTTGATGGCGGTGCCTTTTGCGGCGACCGCTGAAACGCTTGGCGACGCCTTGGCGTCTGCCTATAAAAACTCAGGCCTTTTGGAGCAAAACCGCGCCACATTGCGCGCCGCTGACGAGGGGGTGGCAACGGCGCTGTCCGATCTGCGCCCGACCATCGCATACAACTATTCCGGGTCCAAATCTTTTGGCTCCGATGGCAATGTCCTAAAGGATTGGTCCGAGACGCTTAGCTTTATCGCGTCGATGGAAATCTACACGTTTGGCCGTAACAAACTGTCCGTTGATCTGCAAAAAGAGGTGGTTTTGGCCACGCGTGCGGGCCTTGTGAATGTAGAGCAACAGGTTTTGGCCAATGCGGTCTCCGCCTACCAGGGCGTGCGCGAAGCTCAGGCCTTGGTGAACCTGCGCCAAAGTGCGGTGCGGTTGAATCAGCAAAACCTCAAAGCCGCGCAAGACCGGTTCGACGTGGGTGAAATCACCCGCACACAGGTGTCGCAATATGAGGCGCAATTGGCCTCTGCCCGTGCAAGCCTTGCCGCCTCCCAAGGCAGCCTGTCTGCCGCGCGCGAGACCTATAAGGTCGCAATCGGCCATTATCCGAGCAACCTGTCAAACCCGCCCAACATTCCGCTTCCGGCGAAAACGCTTGAGGCGGCTGTGACTGTTGCCAAGCAAACCCACCCAGGGATCATTGCGCTGCAACACCAAGCGGCGGCCAAGGATATTGCGGTGGACATCGCGGAACGCAATTTGTTTCCCACAGTCGAGGGGCAGGTTGCACAGTCCTACACAGACAGCTTGGATGCCAATGACGGTGTGACCACTTTGAGCCTTGGTGTGTCTGGCCCGATCTATTCCGGCGGTGCTGTGTCTTCGGCGATCCGTGGTGGTATTGCCAACCGTGATGCGGCCCGTGCTGAGTTGTTGCAAACGGCGCGCGAAGTCGAACAAGGTGTGCGCACCAACTGGGCGATGTTGTCGGTCTATGCCGCCTCTGAGGAAGCCTCAAACGCCTATGTCCGCGCCCAACGCGTGGCCTATGATGGAGTCAAAGAAGAGGCCGATCTGGGCGCTTCGACCACTTTGGATGTGTTGAGCGCAGAACAAGATTTGCTCGACGCGCAGGTGTCGGCCATTCAGGCGCGCATTGCCCGCGAATCGCAATCCTATGCCGTGTTGCAATCGCTTGGCATGCTTACGGTCGATCAGTTGAAACTCAACGTGCCGGTCTATGACCCTTCCGCCTATTACAATGCCGTGAAAAACGCACCGACCCGCTATGTCAGCCCGCAAGGCGACAAATTGGATCGTGTCCTCGAAGGTTTGATGCGTAAATAA
- a CDS encoding protein-L-isoaspartate O-methyltransferase family protein, producing the protein MPDFAQLRTTMVDTQVRPSDVTKFPIIEAMLTTARENFVPAAKRDAAYVGEHVDLGHGRVVLDPRVLAKMLDALNIQNDELVLDLGCGLGYSSAVMARMAQAVVAVEEDEDMAKEAASALSDNGSDNVIVETGTISAGAPQHGPYDVIILQGGVEELPSGILAQLKEKGRICAIFLDGALGIVRIGYKLEGEVTWRMVFNATAPVLSGFEKHAEFAL; encoded by the coding sequence ATGCCAGACTTTGCCCAACTCCGTACAACGATGGTCGACACACAGGTGCGCCCGTCTGATGTAACCAAATTTCCGATCATCGAAGCGATGCTCACCACGGCGCGCGAAAATTTCGTGCCTGCGGCCAAACGTGATGCTGCCTATGTCGGCGAGCATGTCGATCTTGGTCACGGGCGCGTGGTGTTGGATCCGCGGGTTTTGGCCAAGATGCTGGACGCGCTCAACATTCAAAACGATGAGCTGGTGCTCGATCTGGGCTGTGGCTTGGGCTATTCCTCGGCGGTGATGGCGCGGATGGCGCAGGCGGTCGTGGCCGTGGAAGAAGATGAAGACATGGCCAAAGAGGCGGCCAGTGCTCTGTCTGACAATGGATCGGATAATGTGATTGTCGAAACGGGCACGATCAGCGCCGGTGCGCCGCAGCATGGGCCCTATGATGTGATAATCTTGCAAGGCGGTGTTGAAGAATTGCCGAGTGGCATTTTGGCCCAGTTGAAGGAAAAAGGGCGTATCTGCGCGATTTTTCTCGACGGAGCTCTTGGTATCGTCCGTATCGGATACAAATTAGAGGGTGAGGTGACATGGCGCATGGTGTTCAACGCCACGGCACCTGTACTGTCCGGATTTGAAAAACACGCAGAGTTCGCGCTTTGA
- a CDS encoding ABC transporter ATP-binding protein — protein MIHFSAHGAFARVFSFTFRLWMRQKGKVVSILALVLVSAAADLSVPVFTGRLVDAVAASKTPWPAFGALLGGGVLSVAAKILSYFAIIDLTIPSMRAAESEAFAHVQRLPADWHANAFAGSTVRKITRGAWALDEMADLLLLALLPSALILLGTIGTLTAFRWEVGLIAGIGALVFLTLSLSLTLFWVAPAARLANAQDSRVSGALADAITSNGVVRAHAGELREDTRLGLVLDKWAHRSRRTWRRGTVSGLSQDMTIWALRATVLGGALVAYTRGLADAGEIAFVVSALGMLDGYLRQMGNHVRGLQKAVNDAEELVALMGATPETSVAKKPETALPSRAAALAFNHVDYGYDGAATPLFANLDVAIPKGQKVGLVGRSGSGKTTFVKLIQRIHEINDGTITLGGVDIARVPLEVLRQHIALVPQEPVLFHRSLAENIAYARPSASMQDVREAAERAGALGFIQRLPKGFGTEVGERGVKLSGGERQRVAIARAFLSNAPVLIMDEATSSLDSEAEAKVAQAAERLMEGRTTLVIAHRLATVERMDRILVFDRGRIVEDGTPLELMARKDGLYRALRARQTLVG, from the coding sequence ATGATCCATTTTTCTGCTCACGGCGCATTTGCCCGTGTTTTCTCGTTCACTTTCCGTCTGTGGATGCGTCAAAAGGGCAAGGTCGTCTCGATTTTGGCCTTGGTCTTGGTCTCTGCGGCTGCCGACCTGTCCGTGCCTGTTTTTACGGGTCGTCTCGTCGATGCAGTTGCCGCGTCTAAGACGCCTTGGCCTGCCTTCGGGGCGCTTTTGGGGGGTGGAGTCCTCTCCGTCGCTGCAAAGATTCTAAGCTATTTTGCCATCATCGACCTGACCATCCCTTCCATGCGCGCCGCCGAATCCGAAGCATTCGCCCATGTTCAACGGCTCCCCGCCGACTGGCACGCAAACGCCTTTGCCGGCTCCACCGTGCGTAAAATCACACGTGGGGCTTGGGCCTTGGATGAAATGGCAGACCTGCTGTTATTGGCACTGTTGCCCTCGGCGCTGATCCTGTTGGGCACCATCGGAACACTGACAGCGTTTCGCTGGGAAGTCGGGCTTATCGCTGGGATCGGTGCGCTTGTGTTCCTGACACTCTCCCTGTCGTTGACGCTGTTCTGGGTGGCGCCTGCGGCCCGTTTGGCCAATGCGCAAGACAGCCGCGTGTCTGGCGCTCTGGCCGATGCGATCACCTCCAACGGGGTCGTGCGCGCCCATGCGGGCGAGCTGCGCGAAGACACCCGGCTGGGCCTTGTCTTGGACAAATGGGCGCATCGCAGTCGGCGCACATGGCGGCGCGGCACAGTGTCCGGCCTGTCACAGGACATGACGATCTGGGCCTTGCGAGCGACGGTTCTGGGCGGGGCTCTTGTCGCCTATACCCGTGGTCTGGCCGATGCTGGCGAAATTGCCTTTGTGGTCTCTGCCCTTGGCATGCTCGACGGCTATTTACGCCAGATGGGCAACCATGTGCGCGGGCTGCAAAAGGCCGTCAACGATGCCGAGGAACTGGTGGCGCTGATGGGGGCCACCCCCGAAACCTCTGTCGCCAAAAAGCCCGAAACCGCCCTGCCATCCCGCGCTGCTGCACTGGCGTTCAATCATGTGGATTATGGCTACGACGGGGCTGCAACACCGCTTTTTGCCAATCTGGACGTTGCCATTCCAAAGGGCCAGAAAGTCGGACTGGTTGGACGGTCTGGTTCGGGCAAGACCACTTTCGTGAAACTGATTCAGCGGATTCACGAAATCAACGACGGCACCATCACTTTGGGCGGTGTCGATATCGCGCGCGTCCCCTTGGAGGTGTTGCGCCAACACATCGCTCTTGTCCCGCAAGAGCCCGTGTTGTTTCACCGCTCCTTGGCCGAGAACATCGCCTACGCCCGTCCTAGCGCGTCAATGCAAGATGTCCGGGAGGCCGCCGAACGCGCGGGGGCACTCGGTTTCATCCAGCGGCTGCCCAAAGGCTTTGGCACGGAGGTGGGTGAGCGCGGTGTCAAACTGTCGGGAGGGGAGCGACAGCGGGTCGCCATCGCGCGCGCCTTTTTGTCGAACGCGCCGGTGCTGATCATGGATGAGGCGACATCTTCGCTCGATTCAGAGGCCGAGGCCAAGGTGGCGCAGGCCGCAGAGCGTCTGATGGAGGGGCGCACCACTTTGGTGATTGCCCACCGTTTGGCCACTGTCGAACGGATGGATCGCATCCTCGTCTTTGATCGGGGACGGATCGTCGAAGATGGCACGCCTTTGGAACTCATGGCCCGCAAAGACGGTCTCTACCGCGCCCTGCGCGCCCGGCAGACTTTGGTGGGGTAA
- a CDS encoding autoinducer binding domain-containing protein — protein sequence MHADDIYHLLATGACPEACWGATWRYLDHLGFDRVIYLATSDISDRPSVRTTMPDGFQSFYMDNGYTQDDPFLQYCLSSPVPIDTGKAHMDQYAYLTGRQKDLIATAGDEGFNAGFSVAVRYPSTHGPEGWNLGSSQSAREVEAIKAAHLEQIKPLLFGLSGRLGAAGPTVVLSRRETQCLDLLSRGLRIKAIAVELGIKPVTVDMHLSNARKKMNAPTTKNLLRKYWETAEKAKGGHADPHASF from the coding sequence ATGCATGCCGACGATATTTACCATCTGCTTGCGACAGGTGCGTGTCCCGAGGCGTGTTGGGGCGCCACTTGGCGCTATCTTGACCATTTGGGATTTGATCGCGTCATTTACCTCGCGACGAGCGACATTTCCGACCGGCCCAGCGTGCGCACGACAATGCCTGATGGGTTTCAGAGCTTCTATATGGACAATGGCTACACGCAGGACGATCCTTTTTTGCAGTATTGCCTCTCCTCGCCGGTTCCTATCGACACTGGGAAAGCGCATATGGATCAATACGCATATCTGACAGGACGACAAAAAGACCTGATCGCCACTGCGGGCGATGAGGGGTTCAACGCCGGGTTTTCGGTGGCGGTACGTTATCCTTCGACGCATGGTCCCGAGGGCTGGAACCTTGGCTCCAGCCAATCGGCGCGCGAGGTCGAGGCGATCAAGGCCGCGCATCTTGAACAGATCAAGCCATTGCTGTTTGGGCTGAGTGGTCGGCTTGGGGCAGCGGGGCCGACGGTCGTTTTGAGCCGACGCGAGACCCAGTGCCTTGACCTTCTCAGTCGCGGATTGCGGATCAAGGCGATTGCAGTGGAGCTTGGGATCAAACCCGTGACAGTCGACATGCACCTCTCAAATGCCCGCAAAAAAATGAATGCGCCAACGACGAAAAACCTTCTGCGAAAATACTGGGAAACGGCGGAAAAGGCCAAAGGCGGCCATGCGGACCCACATGCATCTTTCTAA
- a CDS encoding vWA domain-containing protein yields the protein MRTALKGLIASLFLFLPIMASAQDRASVLILDASGSMWSQLDDGTSRIEVARDVLSDFLAARDPAQPLGVIAYGHNRKGDCSDIEVLAPVGRQDPNSLGARLRTLNPRGKTPLADALQLAASQIPASSEEADIVLVTDGLETCGGHVCAVASGLAAMGIPVRAHVVGFGLTESEMAQISCVADTTGGLVLSTQSGAELADALIRTTAPVVGEDLPADQATLNLTIRADIAGRPDRVQFSAENLATGAVSPLGTLDFTQAAALPVDLIASDYRIIADAGEMGHGEIVVPVVAGDNRTIYVPFQGLLPTLDMPAPTGAFRAGVNALLPYRVREEGLATGGGDFILSLLPLDASTTTDRRYDYASQDSTLGGHVGAFRAPPEPGDYLLTFSRNAELPIDAAMKTFVVSFVERPDVTLTAPPAVEPGADIPVTIAGGMGSDDWLEIRLNDQRVSWDNTVTLAEFFDNRYGPAKPLLAPTQPGEYELVYIFGGLDDAHQVATRLPLTVGPVVDFDEEARATDADTNTPAPTTQLAQAARCDDDSGCGMGEDVPQAGSDVVQVVIAADGAEGQPVDWTLIPIGRENESPIASGTAIAGPWTTVLDVGIWGVNGLADGATYFGHITVSANGSTSFMIPRDMPIDLATDIEPPLSDDIGFACHDAVQCSFEDDAAQIIGVLPAGWVTDVPTREAYVAGGDRGLVRMRFFNPDAPENTVILNPRQWLKMNGPCLEVQPGLLCRFEPASAETLAAFDMLKLLLRDTAPRNLPSPAEAMATILSDLTKEDPDAAKAMEALMGAAASGNAIPDVAGVLSTLATGGTATPTTTPYVPGEVLRRCPLKAACPFEQPNMQIAGVLPPSWSVEVMTRQADGTVSTWFTDKDPAGNAKRIGLNQSGGDGCVETRVGTLCAFTPYIATDEIGLIASNLVQGGTADVRNAIADKVDAPKPITNPAALDALLSHLEGN from the coding sequence ATGCGCACAGCGTTGAAGGGGCTGATAGCCTCCCTCTTCTTGTTTCTCCCGATCATGGCATCGGCCCAAGACCGGGCTTCGGTGCTGATTTTGGATGCCTCAGGGTCGATGTGGTCACAATTGGACGATGGCACATCGCGGATCGAAGTGGCCCGCGATGTGTTGAGCGATTTTTTGGCGGCGCGTGACCCGGCACAGCCTTTGGGCGTCATCGCCTATGGCCACAACCGCAAAGGCGATTGTTCGGACATCGAGGTGCTGGCCCCGGTCGGACGGCAAGACCCGAACAGTTTGGGCGCACGGCTGCGCACGCTGAACCCGCGCGGCAAGACGCCCCTGGCCGACGCTTTGCAACTGGCGGCGTCACAAATCCCCGCATCCAGCGAAGAGGCGGATATCGTTTTGGTCACGGACGGGTTGGAAACCTGCGGTGGCCATGTCTGCGCGGTCGCGTCCGGTTTGGCAGCGATGGGCATCCCTGTGCGCGCGCATGTGGTTGGCTTTGGCCTCACTGAAAGCGAAATGGCCCAAATCTCTTGCGTGGCTGACACCACGGGCGGGCTAGTCCTGTCGACCCAATCGGGGGCGGAGCTGGCCGACGCCTTGATCCGCACCACCGCCCCGGTTGTCGGCGAAGACCTGCCCGCAGATCAGGCGACGCTCAATCTCACCATTCGCGCCGACATCGCCGGCCGCCCGGACCGGGTGCAGTTCAGCGCCGAAAATCTGGCAACCGGGGCCGTGAGCCCCCTTGGCACATTGGACTTCACCCAAGCGGCGGCTCTGCCTGTGGATCTGATCGCCAGTGACTACCGGATCATCGCCGATGCGGGCGAGATGGGGCATGGCGAAATCGTGGTGCCCGTGGTCGCCGGGGACAACCGCACCATCTATGTGCCGTTTCAGGGCCTGCTGCCCACGCTCGATATGCCCGCCCCAACCGGCGCGTTTCGGGCCGGGGTCAACGCGCTGCTGCCCTACCGTGTGCGGGAGGAAGGCTTGGCCACCGGCGGTGGTGATTTCATCCTCTCCCTGTTGCCCTTAGATGCCAGCACCACAACGGATCGGCGCTATGATTATGCGAGCCAAGACAGCACGCTTGGCGGTCATGTCGGAGCGTTTCGTGCGCCGCCGGAGCCGGGCGATTATCTTTTGACTTTCAGCCGCAACGCCGAACTGCCGATCGACGCCGCGATGAAAACCTTTGTCGTGAGCTTTGTGGAGCGCCCTGATGTGACGCTGACCGCCCCGCCCGCCGTGGAACCGGGGGCCGACATCCCGGTGACCATCGCGGGTGGCATGGGCAGTGACGACTGGCTTGAAATCCGGCTGAACGACCAACGCGTCTCTTGGGACAACACGGTCACACTGGCCGAGTTTTTCGACAATCGCTATGGGCCTGCCAAGCCGCTTTTGGCCCCAACTCAGCCGGGGGAATATGAACTGGTCTATATTTTCGGCGGCCTTGATGATGCGCATCAGGTTGCGACCCGCCTGCCGTTGACGGTCGGCCCTGTGGTGGATTTTGACGAGGAAGCCCGCGCCACAGATGCCGATACAAACACCCCCGCACCAACGACCCAACTGGCCCAAGCCGCGCGCTGTGATGACGACAGCGGCTGCGGCATGGGCGAGGACGTGCCGCAGGCCGGATCGGATGTGGTGCAAGTTGTGATTGCCGCCGACGGGGCGGAGGGTCAGCCCGTTGACTGGACGCTCATTCCCATCGGTCGGGAAAATGAAAGCCCGATCGCCTCGGGGACTGCCATTGCCGGGCCATGGACCACGGTGCTGGATGTGGGCATTTGGGGGGTCAACGGTTTGGCCGATGGGGCGACATATTTTGGCCACATCACCGTCAGCGCCAACGGGTCCACCTCGTTCATGATCCCGCGTGACATGCCCATAGATCTGGCCACCGACATCGAACCGCCGCTTTCAGATGACATCGGATTTGCCTGTCACGACGCAGTCCAATGTAGTTTCGAGGACGATGCGGCGCAGATCATCGGCGTCCTCCCCGCAGGCTGGGTCACCGATGTTCCGACCCGCGAAGCCTATGTAGCCGGTGGGGACCGCGGCCTGGTCCGAATGCGCTTTTTCAACCCTGATGCGCCCGAGAACACCGTCATCCTGAACCCGCGTCAGTGGCTCAAGATGAACGGACCCTGCCTTGAGGTCCAGCCCGGCTTGCTCTGTCGGTTTGAGCCCGCAAGTGCAGAGACCTTGGCGGCGTTTGACATGCTCAAACTGCTGTTGCGCGACACCGCACCCCGCAACTTGCCCAGCCCGGCCGAAGCCATGGCGACTATCCTCTCAGATCTGACCAAAGAAGACCCCGATGCCGCAAAGGCAATGGAGGCCCTGATGGGGGCTGCGGCGAGTGGCAACGCGATACCGGATGTGGCGGGCGTGTTGAGCACTCTGGCCACTGGCGGCACTGCGACCCCCACGACCACACCTTATGTGCCGGGTGAGGTCCTGCGGCGCTGCCCACTCAAGGCCGCCTGTCCCTTTGAACAGCCCAATATGCAGATCGCCGGTGTCCTGCCACCAAGCTGGTCCGTCGAGGTGATGACCCGTCAGGCGGACGGCACCGTCTCCACTTGGTTCACCGACAAAGACCCCGCCGGCAATGCCAAGCGGATCGGGTTGAACCAAAGCGGGGGAGACGGCTGTGTTGAGACCCGCGTCGGAACGCTGTGCGCATTCACACCCTACATCGCAACCGACGAGATCGGTTTGATCGCTTCCAACTTGGTGCAGGGCGGCACGGCGGATGTCCGCAACGCCATTGCCGACAAAGTCGATGCGCCAAAACCAATCACCAACCCCGCCGCCCTTGACGCTTTGCTGTCGCATTTGGAAGGAAACTGA